A single window of Anaerocolumna chitinilytica DNA harbors:
- the fabG gene encoding 3-oxoacyl-[acyl-carrier-protein] reductase, protein MLEGKIALVTGGSRGIGRAIALALAESGATVIINYNGSEEAARQTAEEIKEKGGEAVLLKGNISVSADVENMFAFILKEYKRLDILVNNAGITRDNLILKMSDEEFDQVIDTNLKGVFYCLKQASRVMLKQRYGKIVNISSISGIHGNPGQVNYSAAKAGVIGMTKTLAKELASRGINVNAVAPGYINTDMTVNLKEEIKSKALEVIPLKRFGEGSDIAEAVLFLASDKASYITGQVLSVDGGMGI, encoded by the coding sequence ATGCTAGAGGGTAAGATTGCACTGGTAACTGGCGGAAGTAGAGGTATCGGCAGAGCGATTGCTCTTGCTCTGGCAGAAAGCGGTGCCACAGTTATTATTAATTATAATGGCTCAGAAGAAGCCGCAAGACAAACAGCAGAGGAGATAAAGGAGAAAGGCGGAGAAGCAGTTCTTCTAAAGGGTAATATATCTGTGTCTGCAGATGTAGAGAATATGTTTGCATTCATTTTGAAGGAATATAAGAGACTTGACATCCTGGTTAATAATGCAGGTATTACAAGAGATAATCTTATCTTAAAGATGAGTGATGAAGAATTTGATCAGGTGATTGATACAAATTTAAAGGGTGTTTTCTATTGTCTGAAACAGGCCTCCCGTGTGATGTTAAAGCAAAGATACGGTAAAATAGTTAATATATCCTCCATTTCCGGAATTCATGGCAATCCCGGACAGGTAAACTACAGCGCGGCAAAAGCAGGAGTAATTGGTATGACAAAGACCCTGGCAAAAGAATTGGCATCCAGAGGTATAAATGTTAATGCAGTAGCTCCCGGCTATATCAATACTGATATGACGGTTAATCTGAAAGAGGAAATCAAGAGTAAGGCACTTGAGGTGATTCCCCTAAAGAGATTCGGAGAGGGTTCTGATATTGCAGAAGCCGTTCTGTTTCTGGCATCGGATAAAGCTTCTTATATAACCGGTCAGGTGTTATCCGTTGATGGCGGTATGGGAATTTAA
- the fabF gene encoding beta-ketoacyl-ACP synthase II produces MSKRVVVTGMGIISPIGNNIEDFWQGIKEQRIPFAPITYFDTTEYKVKLAAQVKDFHAEEYMDPKAAKRMEDFCQYAVAAAGQAIKNAGLDMEKEDATRIGVCVGSGIGSLQAVEREHTKLLEKGPKRIAPLLVPLMISNMAAGNVAIQFGLKGKCTNVVTACATGTHSIGEAMRYIQCNEADVMVAGGTEAAISPIGVSGFSALTAMTTQTDPKRASIPFDKERSGFVMGEGAGVVVLESYEHAVNRGATILAEIAGYGATCDAFHITSPSEDGEGAARAMTLAIKEAGITPEDVDYVNAHGTSTHHNDLYETMSIKLALGDHAYKAVVNSTKSMTGHMLGAAGAVEFIVCVKSVMENYVHATAGYEIPDEELDLNYAKNPVTDRVINYAISNSLGFGGHNGSLLVKKYKND; encoded by the coding sequence ATGAGTAAACGTGTAGTTGTAACTGGTATGGGAATTATATCACCTATCGGTAATAATATAGAAGATTTCTGGCAGGGAATTAAGGAGCAAAGGATTCCATTTGCACCTATCACTTATTTTGATACCACAGAGTATAAAGTTAAATTAGCAGCACAGGTTAAGGACTTTCATGCAGAGGAATATATGGATCCGAAAGCTGCCAAACGTATGGAGGATTTCTGCCAATATGCAGTGGCTGCAGCAGGTCAAGCAATTAAAAATGCCGGACTTGATATGGAAAAAGAAGATGCAACCAGAATAGGTGTCTGTGTAGGCTCCGGTATCGGAAGCTTACAGGCTGTGGAAAGAGAACATACGAAGCTCTTAGAAAAAGGTCCTAAAAGAATTGCTCCTTTATTAGTTCCACTTATGATATCCAATATGGCTGCCGGAAACGTTGCAATCCAATTTGGTCTGAAAGGAAAATGTACTAACGTGGTTACAGCTTGTGCTACTGGAACCCATTCCATTGGAGAAGCTATGAGATACATTCAATGTAACGAAGCGGATGTAATGGTTGCCGGTGGTACGGAAGCAGCTATCAGCCCCATCGGAGTATCAGGATTTTCAGCGCTTACCGCTATGACTACTCAGACTGACCCCAAGAGAGCATCTATTCCTTTCGATAAAGAAAGAAGCGGCTTTGTTATGGGTGAAGGTGCAGGAGTTGTTGTATTGGAATCCTATGAACATGCGGTTAACAGAGGAGCTACTATCCTGGCTGAGATAGCCGGTTATGGTGCTACCTGTGATGCTTTTCATATTACTTCTCCTTCTGAAGATGGTGAAGGTGCTGCAAGAGCTATGACACTGGCTATAAAAGAAGCTGGAATTACCCCTGAGGATGTGGATTATGTCAATGCCCATGGAACCAGTACCCATCACAATGATCTTTATGAAACCATGTCTATTAAGCTGGCGTTAGGAGATCATGCTTACAAGGCGGTAGTAAATTCTACTAAGTCAATGACAGGACATATGCTTGGTGCAGCAGGAGCAGTGGAATTCATCGTATGTGTAAAATCCGTAATGGAGAATTATGTTCATGCTACAGCAGGTTATGAAATTCCGGATGAAGAACTTGATTTGAATTATGCTAAGAATCCGGTAACGGACAGAGTGATAAATTATGCCATATCAAACTCCTTAGGATTTGGCGGGCATAACGGAAGTCTTCTTGTAAAGAAATACAAAAATGATTGA
- the accB gene encoding acetyl-CoA carboxylase biotin carboxyl carrier protein, translated as MNKEEILELIKAVSASNVTAFRYKDNEVSLELECDRVIKTEVVTSGSIPVTEVSEAKKDENLLIIKSPMVGTFYTAKSEKSDPFVHVGDRVKKGQAVGIIEAMKLMNEIESEYDGIVERIEVNNKDMVEYGQALIYLKPL; from the coding sequence GTGAATAAAGAAGAAATTCTTGAATTGATTAAAGCGGTTTCAGCAAGTAATGTAACAGCGTTCCGCTATAAAGACAACGAGGTGTCACTAGAGCTTGAGTGCGATAGAGTTATTAAGACCGAGGTAGTTACAAGTGGAAGCATACCAGTAACAGAGGTATCTGAGGCCAAAAAGGATGAAAATCTGTTAATCATTAAGTCTCCCATGGTAGGTACCTTTTATACAGCTAAATCAGAGAAAAGCGACCCTTTTGTACACGTTGGCGACAGGGTAAAAAAAGGGCAGGCAGTTGGTATTATAGAAGCCATGAAGCTTATGAACGAGATTGAATCAGAATATGACGGCATTGTAGAACGGATTGAAGTTAACAACAAAGATATGGTGGAATATGGTCAGGCATTGATATATCTTAAGCCACTATAA
- the fabZ gene encoding 3-hydroxyacyl-ACP dehydratase FabZ — MLDINEIKKIIPQRSPFLLIDRIDELEPGKRAVGKKCVSYNEPYFTGHFPEEPVMPGVLILESLAQVGAVVCLSLEENRGKNAYFGGVNKARFRNKVIPGDVMTLEVELIKSKGNIGVATAKAFDGKKIFAEAELIFAIS, encoded by the coding sequence ATGTTAGATATAAACGAGATAAAGAAGATCATACCCCAAAGAAGTCCCTTTTTATTAATTGACAGAATCGATGAATTGGAACCCGGCAAACGTGCCGTAGGAAAAAAGTGTGTTAGTTATAATGAACCTTATTTTACAGGGCATTTTCCGGAAGAACCTGTTATGCCGGGAGTTTTAATATTAGAGTCATTAGCGCAGGTCGGAGCGGTAGTTTGCCTTTCCCTGGAGGAAAACAGAGGAAAAAATGCATACTTTGGCGGAGTTAATAAAGCCAGATTCAGAAATAAGGTAATACCTGGGGATGTAATGACCTTAGAAGTAGAACTGATAAAAAGCAAAGGAAATATTGGAGTTGCCACTGCAAAAGCCTTTGATGGTAAGAAGATTTTTGCAGAAGCGGAGCTTATATTTGCTATAAGTTAG
- a CDS encoding acetyl-CoA carboxylase biotin carboxylase subunit, whose protein sequence is MISKILIANRGEIAVRIIRACREMGISTVAICSDVDKDALHAQLADETICIGPVPSKDSYLKMDRIISAACAAGADAIHPGFGFLSENSRFSDLCKKCGIIFIGPTGDVIDRMGNKSEARRTMIEAGVPVVPGTKQAVASAEEGLKIAADIGYPVIIKASAGGGGKGMRIVRKEEEFVKLFETAGQEAKNSFGDDTLYIERYIEGARHIEFQILADNYGNVIHLGERDCSIQRRHQKLIEEAPAHHMTAELRKAMGEAAVKAAKTVGYQNAGTIEFIMDNQNRFYFIEMNTRIQVEHGITELVTGIDLIKEQIKIAEGRPLSISQEDVVIKGHAIECRINAENPLKDFMPCPGTVTSLHFPGGNGVRVDSALYAGYKIPSAYDSLLVKLMVHDNDREQAIRKMQGVLGELVIEGIDTNLDFLYTLINQEDFKEGNTDTAFVEKLLKDKKEMSKAV, encoded by the coding sequence ATGATTAGTAAAATCTTAATTGCCAACAGAGGAGAAATCGCAGTGCGGATAATACGTGCCTGCAGAGAAATGGGCATATCCACAGTAGCCATCTGCTCGGATGTCGATAAAGATGCCCTCCATGCCCAACTAGCAGATGAAACTATCTGCATTGGGCCTGTACCTTCAAAAGACAGCTATTTGAAGATGGACAGAATTATTAGCGCAGCCTGTGCAGCAGGTGCTGATGCAATACATCCCGGATTTGGTTTTTTATCGGAAAACTCCAGATTCTCCGATCTTTGTAAAAAATGCGGTATCATTTTTATCGGTCCTACGGGAGATGTTATTGATAGAATGGGTAACAAATCAGAAGCCAGAAGAACTATGATCGAAGCAGGTGTACCGGTAGTTCCCGGAACGAAACAGGCAGTAGCTTCAGCAGAGGAAGGCTTGAAAATCGCAGCAGATATTGGCTATCCGGTTATTATCAAGGCCAGTGCCGGCGGCGGTGGAAAAGGCATGCGTATTGTTCGGAAAGAAGAGGAATTTGTAAAGCTTTTTGAGACAGCCGGCCAGGAAGCAAAGAACTCCTTTGGTGATGATACTCTTTATATCGAAAGATATATAGAAGGTGCCAGACATATTGAATTTCAAATTCTCGCTGATAATTACGGCAATGTAATACATCTTGGTGAAAGAGATTGTTCTATTCAAAGAAGACATCAGAAGTTAATCGAAGAGGCTCCGGCTCATCATATGACAGCCGAACTCAGAAAAGCAATGGGTGAAGCAGCGGTAAAAGCAGCTAAAACAGTAGGCTATCAGAATGCGGGCACCATTGAATTTATTATGGATAACCAGAACAGATTCTATTTTATTGAAATGAATACCAGAATTCAAGTAGAACATGGTATTACCGAACTGGTAACAGGCATAGACCTGATAAAGGAGCAAATAAAGATTGCAGAAGGGAGACCGCTGTCAATATCCCAGGAGGACGTAGTAATTAAAGGTCATGCAATTGAATGCAGAATCAATGCAGAGAATCCTCTAAAGGATTTCATGCCTTGTCCCGGTACGGTTACCTCTTTGCATTTTCCGGGAGGAAATGGTGTGCGGGTAGATTCCGCTCTCTATGCCGGCTACAAGATTCCGTCAGCTTATGATTCCCTTTTAGTGAAGCTCATGGTGCATGACAATGACAGAGAACAGGCAATCAGAAAGATGCAGGGAGTACTTGGTGAGCTTGTAATTGAAGGTATTGATACGAATCTGGACTTTTTATATACTCTTATAAATCAAGAAGATTTTAAAGAAGGAAATACAGATACAGCCTTTGTGGAAAAACTGCTAAAAGACAAAAAAGAAATGTCTAAAGCCGTGTAG
- the accD gene encoding acetyl-CoA carboxylase, carboxyltransferase subunit beta, whose protein sequence is MLKEMFKKNLAVNGEQRKLTQDKKRKDSLYDAQVPEGLFDKCDKCNEIVYLEDVVQNYYICPVCGSYFRISPRTRLSMVLDTGSFTEWDVNLPVSDPLHFPGYEDKLNHLRMATGLDDAIATGKGTIEGMEVAIGVMASTFLMGSMGETVGEKITRMIETATKERLPVILFCCSGGARMQEGIISLMQMAKTAGVIKKHDDAGLLYIPILTDPTTGGVMASFAMLGDIILAEPGALIGFAGPRVIEQTIGQKLPEGFQSAEFLLEHGFIDKVVKRNKLKQTLSLLIRSVQISEI, encoded by the coding sequence ATGTTAAAGGAAATGTTTAAAAAGAATCTTGCTGTAAACGGGGAGCAAAGAAAACTCACCCAGGATAAAAAACGGAAAGACTCCCTTTACGATGCACAGGTACCGGAAGGTCTTTTTGATAAATGTGATAAGTGTAATGAAATAGTCTATCTTGAAGATGTAGTTCAGAACTACTATATTTGTCCGGTATGCGGCAGTTACTTCCGTATTAGCCCAAGGACGAGACTTAGTATGGTGCTGGACACAGGAAGCTTTACAGAGTGGGATGTTAACCTGCCGGTAAGTGATCCGCTTCATTTCCCTGGATATGAAGATAAATTGAATCATCTTCGAATGGCTACCGGCCTGGATGATGCAATCGCTACCGGTAAAGGAACCATCGAAGGAATGGAAGTGGCTATTGGAGTAATGGCTTCTACTTTTCTAATGGGCAGTATGGGAGAAACCGTAGGCGAAAAAATCACCCGTATGATAGAAACAGCCACCAAGGAAAGACTGCCGGTTATACTTTTCTGCTGTTCCGGCGGGGCCAGAATGCAAGAAGGTATCATATCATTAATGCAAATGGCAAAGACAGCCGGTGTAATAAAAAAACATGATGATGCCGGACTTTTATATATTCCTATTTTAACGGACCCTACCACAGGAGGGGTTATGGCAAGTTTTGCTATGCTCGGAGATATTATTCTGGCGGAACCCGGTGCTTTAATTGGTTTTGCAGGGCCAAGAGTAATCGAACAGACCATAGGCCAAAAACTCCCGGAAGGCTTTCAGAGTGCTGAATTTCTGTTGGAGCATGGATTTATTGACAAGGTGGTTAAGCGGAATAAATTAAAACAGACTTTGTCTCTCCTTATCAGGAGCGTGCAGATTTCAGAAATATAG
- a CDS encoding acetyl-CoA carboxylase carboxyltransferase subunit alpha translates to MAAELTAWERVEIARGNERPTSLDFISGIFNKFIELHGDRQGRDDGAVTGGIAVIEGMYVTVIGLQKGRTIKENVRRNYGMANPSGYRKALRLMKQAEKFNRPVICFVDTPGAFPGIEAEEKGQGEAIARNLFEMSGLKVPILSIITGEGGSGGALALAVANEVWMLENAVYSILSPEGFASILWKDSKKASEAAEVMKITAQDLKELKIIEKIIPEEEPVNLMNIMNITDGLKADILQFLHTYKEKSIEEITSQRYDRFRNM, encoded by the coding sequence ATGGCAGCCGAACTCACAGCATGGGAACGTGTTGAAATAGCAAGAGGAAATGAGAGACCAACAAGTCTTGACTTTATAAGTGGTATTTTTAATAAATTCATAGAACTTCACGGAGACAGGCAAGGAAGAGATGATGGTGCCGTTACCGGCGGAATAGCTGTAATAGAAGGAATGTATGTTACTGTTATCGGTCTGCAAAAAGGCCGTACAATAAAAGAAAACGTCAGAAGAAACTATGGCATGGCAAATCCTTCTGGTTACCGTAAAGCTTTAAGGCTTATGAAACAGGCAGAGAAATTTAACAGACCTGTCATCTGTTTTGTAGATACACCGGGAGCTTTTCCTGGCATTGAAGCGGAGGAAAAAGGGCAGGGAGAGGCAATTGCCAGAAACCTGTTTGAGATGTCCGGTTTAAAAGTCCCTATTCTAAGTATCATAACCGGTGAAGGAGGAAGCGGCGGAGCCTTAGCTCTGGCTGTAGCCAATGAAGTATGGATGCTTGAGAATGCAGTATATTCCATACTTTCCCCGGAAGGTTTTGCCTCTATTCTTTGGAAAGACAGCAAAAAGGCTTCTGAAGCCGCAGAGGTTATGAAGATTACTGCGCAGGATTTAAAAGAATTAAAAATAATTGAGAAGATTATACCAGAAGAAGAACCGGTCAATCTGATGAATATAATGAATATTACAGATGGATTAAAAGCAGATATCCTTCAGTTCCTTCATACCTACAAAGAAAAAAGTATAGAAGAAATCACTTCACAAAGGTATGATAGATTTCGAAATATGTAA
- a CDS encoding CsbD family protein produces the protein MDNKINNQLNQWSGKIKETAGKMVHSDQMELKGKLQVMGSEISEKGEEIKEKAANKANGIIDKIKNERGR, from the coding sequence ATGGATAATAAAATAAATAATCAACTAAACCAGTGGTCCGGCAAGATAAAAGAGACCGCAGGGAAGATGGTTCACTCCGACCAGATGGAGCTTAAGGGAAAGCTTCAGGTTATGGGGAGTGAAATCAGTGAAAAAGGGGAAGAAATAAAAGAAAAGGCTGCTAATAAAGCTAATGGAATTATTGATAAAATAAAAAACGAGAGAGGAAGGTGA
- a CDS encoding GlsB/YeaQ/YmgE family stress response membrane protein: MPEISNIIVWIILGGISGWIASKIMKKDSQMGAGMNILVGIVGAFIGGWLAGIFGWGPATGLNIWSFIVSIVGAVILLFIIGLFKQKE; encoded by the coding sequence ATGCCGGAAATCAGCAATATAATTGTTTGGATTATCCTTGGAGGTATATCCGGTTGGATAGCCAGTAAGATAATGAAAAAAGACAGTCAGATGGGCGCCGGAATGAATATTCTGGTTGGTATCGTAGGTGCTTTCATCGGCGGTTGGCTTGCCGGTATATTCGGCTGGGGTCCTGCAACGGGCTTGAATATCTGGAGTTTTATTGTATCTATCGTTGGTGCTGTAATATTACTTTTTATCATAGGCCTCTTTAAACAAAAAGAATAG